One Haloarchaeobius amylolyticus genomic window, AAGAACTGCACACTGTAAAGAAGGGCGTGGACTCGACCAACAGTGAAGTCAAGGATGTCAACAAGAAGGTCGACAAACTTCAAACGCAGGTGACCGAACTCAACGAACAGATCGATTCCCTCGAGAAGAAGCTCGACGCCCAGGAAGAGGCGAAGAGTCAAGACGATGCCGCCAACGCTCAGCTCCCCGGGATGGGCGTCGTCGCAGCGCTGACGGCACTCGCAGGTATCGGTGCCTTCGCCCTCGGCCGACGAACCTAGTCACTGAATCACGACCTTCCCACAGAGAGTACTCATGATCCCCAACCAGTCGTCCCGTCGTCGGTTCGTCGCGAGCGTTGGATCCGCCGCGTTCGTCGCCATCGCCGGCTGCGGGGCCCAACAATCCGAGCCAGCGGAGACGACCGCTCGCGAGACGACTACGACAGTGCAGTCAGAGACGGCCGCGTCGCCCGATACCGAGACGACTGCTCCGGCCACGACCGCCGAATCGACGGCAGCGGACTCGGCTGGGCCCGTCGTTCGGATGATAACGGACAACGATGGATCGTACTTCGACCCGAAGGGACTCCTCGTCGAACCAGGGACGACCGTTCGGTTCGTGAACGACTCCGGGAGCCACTCGACGGTTGCCTACCATCCCGACAACGGCGACCAGCCACTTCGCATCCCGGAGGGGGCGACGCCGTGGCAGTCGAAAGCGTACTCGAGCACCGACGCGGTGTTTGAGCACACGTTCGAGACCGAAGGGGTGTACGACTACTACTGCACTCCACACGAGATGCTCGGGATGGTCGGCCGTATCGTCGTCGGTGAACCACAGGGCGGTCCTGCAACGACTGCGCCGACAGATCTACCGCCGGCGGCAAAGGAGTCGTTCCCGTCGATCGACGACATCCTCGAGAAGCAGCGTATAGCCGGGCCCTGACGCGCCCATTATATCCAGAGAGAACGACTGGCGACATCCGACGCTCGGCTCTGCCCTCCTCACTTCGTCCGCCCGTGGAGAGCGAGCAGACCGGACAGGACGTTCTCGCGTCGTGACCGCTGGCTGCCCCGGCGAGACCCCGACGAGCACCGCCCGACACCGCGAAGCCCTGACCATACTACTTGTATTTTGGGGACTTATCTGGCCTGCTGGAAACGAACGTGCGGTTAAACGGTTCCAGGAGAGATCTCCTCGTATGGTCGGGACTATCTTGGCGCAAATCGGTGTCGAAGCACCTGCAGGCTGCCCGCTCGCACGAGCGTCCGCCGATATCGACTCGACCGTCGAGCACGTCGCTCAGACCAGGACCGATGCGACCGGCGATACAGTCACAGAAGAGTTCGCGACCGATGCCGACATCTCGATTGATCACCCCGACGTCAAGCAGGTCTTCGAGACCGACGGTCGGCGAGTCTATCGGTTCGACCGCACCACCGATTGCCCCTGCGTCTGTGCCTGCACGGAACGCCACGGCTGCCCAGTGTTCGACGTTCACGCCAGCGACGGTATCCTCTACCTCACCATCCACGCTCTCGACGTCGACACCGTTCAGGCCGTCGTCGACGACCTCCACGACCAGTACGAAGACATTCACGTCCACAATCTCACAGCCAGTGGTGAGTACGACACCAGCGACCCGGTACTCGTAGATCGCGACGCGCTCACTGACCGCCAACGAGAGGTCCTCGAAACCTGCCACGAGATGGGCTATTTCGATCACGATGACGGTGCGAACGCCACTGCAGTCGCTCGAGAGCTCGATATCGCGACCTCTACCTTCCGTGAACACCTGAACGCGGCCCAGCGCAAACTTCTCGACGCTGTGCTCGGTCCCTGAACCGAATACTCACACGCACACGATTCACTCGTCACGTCCGTTCCTCAGAGAATCATGGGCGCTGCAGGATTTGAACCCGCGACAACTTGGTCCGAAGCCAAGCACTCTGTCCAGACTGAGCTAAGCGCCCAAGCAACCAATGCTACTCGTCTGCCCTTTTTAACTCCCGCGATTTCCACCGAAACGAGGTGTGGTCACTGGAACTCGACGTCGATGACGGTGACCCGGACGACGACAGACTGGGCGTCACAGGTGTAGGCACCGTCGCCGTCGGGGTCCTCCCAGCCGGACGCGTCCTCGAAGTAGCGGGTCCAGGCCTGGTCGAAACTGGTCGTGGGCACGTCCACGGTGACGTTGTCGGCGGTGACCGAACTCCCCCGGGAGATGTTGGGATAGAGGACGCTCGTCGAGTTCTCGCGGCTGATGATCTCCGCGTTGACCTCGCCCCCGATGGCGTTGCTCTCGCCGTTGAGGACGACGATGGAGACCACGGCCTGGTCGGACGAGTCCGAGCAGACGAACGAGGGCTCTTCGAGCATGACGCTGGCGGAGCCGTCCTTCCGGAAGACGGCGCCGTTCTCGTAGGCGACGTCGGTGTTCTCGAAGGAGTACTGGAGCGACCCGGTCGTCTCGGTGGCGACGGTCCAGGTGGTCCCGTTCGAGAGCCCGACCTCGACGGTCATCTGTGACTGCTCTTCCACCTGAAGGGTGCCTTCACTGAGTTGAATCGCGCCGGAGCGGCCGGGTGCTGCCCCGGACTGGATGTCGTCGAGGCTCACCGAGAGTGCCTGAAAGGCACGGGCCGCGTTGGTCTTCTGCTCGCCCTCCTGGAACTCGCCGAGGCTGCTGAACCCGATGCCGTAGACCACGCCGACGGAGGTGATGATGATGGAGAAGACGATGACGAACGCCAGCACGTCGCTGACCGCGCGTCGGTCCCCGTCAGTTCTCATGCTCGCACCTCCACGCTGGGAAGTCCCGGCGGCTGGAGCTTCGGGTTCGCCGGCTCGCTCGCGAGTTTGATGTCCGACCCGTCGTAGACGATGTAGATGTCACCGCCCGAGACCCGTGTCTCGGTAACCGTGGTCGAGGTGTTGAACGGGACGTACACCGTCGTATCGGTAGACGTGGCGTTCAACACGAGACACGGGTTCGAGTACACCGCACAGACAGACCCCGGTTTGAGGTGGACGGTGTAGGTCGACCCCGAGACCGACGAGGGATGGACGGACCGGACGCTCATCGTCGAACTGGTGCCGTCGGCCGCGCGGTCGACGCTCGCGATGTCGGTCGCCATCCGGTTGCCGATGGTCCGCATCTCGTCGCGGGCCGCGTCCGCGCGTTCGTCCTGCAGGAGGCCACTGGCGCCCACGAGCAGCCCGGTGATGAGAATGGTCGTGATACCGATGGTGAGCACGTGCGTGACGGCTATCGAGACGCCGCGGTCGTCGGAGAGGGGGAGGTTCGGGGTCATCGTGAGGTGTTGTACGCTGGTTCTGACTGGAACGTTTCGCGGTACGAGATGGTTGGGGTGTCGTACTCGACCGTGACGCCGGCACGCCAGACGATATCGGTATAGTACTGGCCGGAGCCGGGCGTGCCAGTGGCTTCCTGGTACTGCGCGGACGAGACGAACTCGCCGGGTTCGCTGAGGACGAACGAGTAGGTCCCCGACGCGTTCTCCGAGTCACGGAACCAGATGTCGTAGCCCTCGGAACCGGTCTCGTAGTCGATACCGTCGGTGAAGTTGAACGTACACGAGGTCCCTTCGACCGTCCCCTCGGAGACGTCGACCTCGAACGTCGACCCGACCGCCATGTCGTTGCACGCAGACGTCGGTGATTCCATCTGGTCATACCAGTTGCCGGGAGCAGAACCCGACCCGTGGGCGACCGCGAGGTCGATACCGGCCCCGCTATCGTTGTAGATGCGGACGACGCGCCACTCCTCGGCGCCGGTCTCGTTGGTTCCCTTGACCGCGATGTGGAACGAGTCGGTCGCCTGGTTCGACAGCTGTGACCGGGTAAGGTCCATCTCGAACCGGACGATCTCGGAGGGCGTGCTGTCGGTCAGGTGCCAGTTGTCGCTCCCGGTGTCGTCCGGGTCGTCGTAGAAGTCCGACGTGTTCGTCTGGAACACCCGGACGCCGTACTTGGTGTTGCTCTGGTTGTAGTTAATGTCGACGAGCGCTGCGGAATCCTGGGCATAGGACTCCTGCAACAGGGTACTGTAGTTCGATGCGTTCTGCGAGAGGAGCGTGTCCCGGCCCGCCCTGTCCATGTTTCCCTCGTTCACGTATCGGGCTATCTGACCCATCGTGTCTGCACTCACGCGTTCGACAGCCTCGGAGTCGTCCACCGCGATACCACTGCCCGTGCTGTCGACGTTCTCCGTGAACAGCACCGTATTGAACACGACCACGATGCCGAGGATGATGAACGCGATGGCGACCGCGCCGACCAGCACCAACTGTGCCCGCGACCGGGGGCCGTCGTCGAGGCCTACCATATGACGATGCGCACCTCCACGACGTTGTACACCGGGCTGTTCGGTGCGGCGTCCCTGATGGGGAACTCGCTCTTGCTGGTCTCCCAGAGCTCCGGACAGCCGGGTTGACATCCCTGTCCGGTCAGCGTCTGGTTGTCGTACAGCGTCACCGTGTAGGTCGCCACGATGGCGGACTCGGTCGGGACGCCACGGTAGACCATCCGCTCGGACCGGGTGATCGTCGGGTCCGAGGGGTGGCGGTAGGAGACGATGATATTGTACTCGCGGCCCTGTTCGCCGAACGTCTGGTTCAGCATCGCACCGAACTGTGTCCCGTCCGCGTCACAGGTCGTTATATTGGGTGGTGGGTCGGGCCCGTAGCCGATGCGTTCGTCGATGGCACCCGCGAAAGTGTCTTCGCTCGAGGTGCCGTTCCAGTGCCGTATCTGGCACGAGAGCGACTCCTCCTGGGCGCTGATGGTGAGGACGTCGTCCGCCTCGACCCGCAGCTGTTCCTGTACGTCACGACTCACCTTCCC contains:
- a CDS encoding plastocyanin/azurin family copper-binding protein, which translates into the protein MITDNDGSYFDPKGLLVEPGTTVRFVNDSGSHSTVAYHPDNGDQPLRIPEGATPWQSKAYSSTDAVFEHTFETEGVYDYYCTPHEMLGMVGRIVVGEPQGGPATTAPTDLPPAAKESFPSIDDILEKQRIAGP
- a CDS encoding helix-turn-helix domain-containing protein, with translation MVGTILAQIGVEAPAGCPLARASADIDSTVEHVAQTRTDATGDTVTEEFATDADISIDHPDVKQVFETDGRRVYRFDRTTDCPCVCACTERHGCPVFDVHASDGILYLTIHALDVDTVQAVVDDLHDQYEDIHVHNLTASGEYDTSDPVLVDRDALTDRQREVLETCHEMGYFDHDDGANATAVARELDIATSTFREHLNAAQRKLLDAVLGP
- a CDS encoding DUF7289 family protein — its product is MRTDGDRRAVSDVLAFVIVFSIIITSVGVVYGIGFSSLGEFQEGEQKTNAARAFQALSVSLDDIQSGAAPGRSGAIQLSEGTLQVEEQSQMTVEVGLSNGTTWTVATETTGSLQYSFENTDVAYENGAVFRKDGSASVMLEEPSFVCSDSSDQAVVSIVVLNGESNAIGGEVNAEIISRENSTSVLYPNISRGSSVTADNVTVDVPTTSFDQAWTRYFEDASGWEDPDGDGAYTCDAQSVVVRVTVIDVEFQ
- a CDS encoding DUF7266 family protein codes for the protein MTPNLPLSDDRGVSIAVTHVLTIGITTILITGLLVGASGLLQDERADAARDEMRTIGNRMATDIASVDRAADGTSSTMSVRSVHPSSVSGSTYTVHLKPGSVCAVYSNPCLVLNATSTDTTVYVPFNTSTTVTETRVSGGDIYIVYDGSDIKLASEPANPKLQPPGLPSVEVRA
- a CDS encoding DUF7261 family protein; the protein is MVGLDDGPRSRAQLVLVGAVAIAFIILGIVVVFNTVLFTENVDSTGSGIAVDDSEAVERVSADTMGQIARYVNEGNMDRAGRDTLLSQNASNYSTLLQESYAQDSAALVDINYNQSNTKYGVRVFQTNTSDFYDDPDDTGSDNWHLTDSTPSEIVRFEMDLTRSQLSNQATDSFHIAVKGTNETGAEEWRVVRIYNDSGAGIDLAVAHGSGSAPGNWYDQMESPTSACNDMAVGSTFEVDVSEGTVEGTSCTFNFTDGIDYETGSEGYDIWFRDSENASGTYSFVLSEPGEFVSSAQYQEATGTPGSGQYYTDIVWRAGVTVEYDTPTISYRETFQSEPAYNTSR
- a CDS encoding DUF7288 family protein, with the translated sequence MRQDERAQAYTLEGFIGSVLVLAAVLFALQSVVIMPTTSGKVSRDVQEQLRVEADDVLTISAQEESLSCQIRHWNGTSSEDTFAGAIDERIGYGPDPPPNITTCDADGTQFGAMLNQTFGEQGREYNIIVSYRHPSDPTITRSERMVYRGVPTESAIVATYTVTLYDNQTLTGQGCQPGCPELWETSKSEFPIRDAAPNSPVYNVVEVRIVIW